aagtaacttttttcttcaagtactgaaaggatataagcacaggagtcaggtTTACTTTGAGAcgcaatatttactgtattaataacAAAGGTTAAACtttgcagcgttaatgttacactattggGGGCATGGGTcgctctgtcagtcacatacacaacctaaagcaataagtgattggcgcaggactctataaggggcagactaattggaattgaccatttacagactTACAGAACAAATTCAAAATATACAtgtggttagtattttaaaactctttatttcataaataataacattcatagaggaaaaaagcagtttttgggtacatcaggacataattttgatgtaaaatccaggaaaatattacttaaaatcagggaaatgcattataaattggtggaaccacaaataaaaaatgtaaaatgttggaaaactttaaaaaggggtacttaaaatcgaggtttcactgtatctaTATTGTGCCACCTCTCTCACAGGTGCACCTGTGAAATACGATATCTGTGTAAGGTAACTAAAGAGCACCTACAGTATTCTCTCCAAGGGCCACCAAACATATACAATCAACCTGTAGGTAAGGTAAGTATTGTCAAACCCTGACAGACCTGATGATAATGAGCTTACAAAATTAAAAGAGAGCAGCCAGGGTCACTTTATATAATGGGAATGTTCCCCCTCATATATTAGAAAGAGCTGTGTTGCACAAAGACTTCATCTATGTGATATTGACAGGAATtcaaataaatttaaatacaatttaaaagctCTACTTATGGGCTAAAGTAATCCCAGAATACAAGCCAGGCTACCAAAGGAACGCTTTAGGCATTTGGATTGCTACTTATTGCTATAGACAAGAATAAGCAGCAATCCAACTTTTGGTGCCTAGACTTTGCAGATGAAAATGCCATCCAAATGATATTGGGAGTTTGGACCTAGGGTTTACACAACTAAAGTACTGAAATTGGCTTGAATTCCTGTCGTTATTTCTATAAACTGTACAAAGTATAGCAGCAGTCAGGCAGCAGACAGCAGTGCTGATAAACAATACAATAGATAAATTAGCTCTGGAGTGCTTCAGGGTGGCCATCTCTGCTGTAAATAGCCTTCAAACTGACATCTATTTACTTTGGAGAGCCTCTGCCTGCATTATGCAATGATTACCATTCCACAGACCAGTTTAGTTATAAAACACtgatgcagtgtaaaaagtggcaAAGGAATGTGTGTCGACCTGggacacatttaaaaaacaaatggagaCAAACTCCTGCTCcccatgcgcccgaaagtcacgaagtttccgatatcttttttttttgcttagggggttgaattctcctttaagtgctaatTCATGAAGCACTTGAGCCCTGGGTCTTGCTGCACTCTACATCTCATGTCAGTTCAAAAAAATAGTTTGAGGTGGAGAGTAAATGCAATGACAGAAGCAAGGCAGCCCTTACCATCTTCCAGAGGGCAGGAAGCATAGGGCTCCTTTGAGGCCTAAATTTGACTTCTGAATGAGGAAGGGGAAGGTAGCTTAAAAATGCTTTTACCAGGGCATGGTGCAAATTAGAAAAGACATGACAGCAGACACCTGCCTTTTGGGCTTTGCCCCCCTGCAACACCAATTGTAAATGACTCCTCCTTGAATGAACTATAGCATTGTCATATTCTGCTCCAAACAATTGTATTGTTCTAGAAACCCTATGAGCTACTGGTAAGActagatacagtcatatgaaaaagtttgggaaaccctcttaattctttggtgtTTTGTTTATAATTGACTGAGCTTTcagtagcaacttcctttcaatataacatgccttatggaaacaatagtatttcagcagtgacataaagtttattggattaacagaaaatatgcaatattttcataataaaattagTCAGGGGCGTAAATTTGggaaccccaacagagatattaaatcaatacttagttgagcctccttttgcaaatgtaacagcctctagacgcctcctatagcctgtgtctggattctggatggtggtattttggaccattcgtccatacaaaatctctccagttcagttaaatttgatggctgccgagcatggacagcctgcttcaaatcatcccatagattttggatgatattcaagtcggggaacTGTGagggccattccagaatattgtacttctccctctgcataaatgcctttgtcgATTTCGAAGTGTATTTAATGTCattatcttgttggaatatccaacccctgcataactacagctttgtgactgatgcttgaacattatcctgaagaatttgttgatattgggttaaattcatccaaccgtcgactttaacaagggccccagtccctgaactagccacacagtcccacagcatgatggaaggatcctccaccaaatttgacagaaGGTAAcatgtgtttttcttggaatgcggtgttcttcttccgccatgcaaagcgctttttgttatgaccaaataactacatttttgtcagtccaaagcactttgtttcagaatgattgtggcttgtctaaatgagcttttgtatataacaagcgactctgtttgtggcgtcagtgcagaaagggcttctttttcatcaacctgccatacagatgttctgcAACTTGTGCTGAAATgtgtctgtaatttggaattcatactttaagactactagcaaataatttaaatgttaaaaaaccccaataggctggttttacctccagtaaagcataattatatcttagtttggatcatgtacacggtactgttctattattacagagaaaaaggaaattatttttatgggAGACGTCCCTTCtgtaattaggaactttctgggtaagggtttctggataacccatACCCGTACCCATAGCAagtgttgaaaaaaaattagactatcataccttctttattataaatgaaagTATTCCTTAGATGACAACATTAaaatgcccatttattaaaagtcaaatatTGGTGGTATTAGAGCTCTTTGAAATCACAATTAAACTTtctctttctctaaaaccacaaatgccatgaaagttattaaaagatctgaatacacAAAGTACGAATGGAAATAGTGCTGAACgatcctggaaaaaaaataagaatattgtcTAAACCTACAACAATTACAAGCAAAATATATgagcaaaaatatttgaaaacctCAAAGCctgaatggttttaaaaaaaaaagtccagtagtATGGAacctcaactacttttacttggtTTTGTACTAGagctttttatggtttttacactaaagAAATTAAGAACtaatttttagacaaaaaatacaattcgtaaaataaaaaggaaacccAAATGTTGGTGAGGTTAACATTACCAAGtacttaaaagaaaaatataaatgttttttttaaataattgaaatattcaCACATATTGTACAATGCATACTTTctttatatatactgcatattttattttttacttttctgttaTTTGAGAGTCGTTATCATCTTCCTTGTGATTGTTAATCTGGAGTTATGCTTTATATATCACTCTGAATATAAAATGGTTCTCGAAGAGTCCTGGTGAAACACCTTACCAAAAAGAATCATTCTTAATGCTCTCTGGaaccacaaatagaaaaaagcaTAAACCATTGGGTTAAAAGTAGAATTCAAATATCCTATCCATACAAAAGCATCAATGACAATTGGTGGGATGAAATAGTTAAGGAATCCATCAGTAGCAGTGCAAAAAAAGAATGGGGTCCAAcaaataagaaaaacacccataatTATACCCAAAGTCTTTGCTGCTTTCCTGTCTCTGCTTCGGGAAACATGCTGGTTTACTCCAAGAGTTATCTGGAATGGGTTGTGGTTTGCTGAATCTTTAATTGACCTTGCTTGTCTCCTTgctattacatatatttttccataaacacaaaGCATAACAAATCCAGGGATATAGAATGATACCATTGCGGCCACAAGACCCGAGGTTTGGCTAAAAAACACTGCACATCCTCCAAAGCAACTGACCTGATTATAATAATAGCTTTCTGAGCCTTTAATATTCAACTCCAGAAATACcattgtaaaggcaaaaatagcaGGTACCACCCAACTAGTAAAAATCATCAGAAGAACAGCAAATACATTCATTCTTGACTTATACCTCAAAGGATCACACACAGCAAAGTATCTGTCTAAAGAAATGAAGGAGAGGTGGAAAATTGATGATGTGCTGAGCATAATGTCAATACTGGTATGGATTTTGCAAAAGAGATCTCCAAAATACCAGCAGTTCTCCACTGATCTCACCATGCTATAGGGCATCACACAGCTTCCTAGCAGAAAGTCTACGGTAGACATGGAGAGGATTAGGTA
The genomic region above belongs to Xenopus laevis strain J_2021 chromosome 5L, Xenopus_laevis_v10.1, whole genome shotgun sequence and contains:
- the taar1.L gene encoding trace amine-associated receptor 1 encodes the protein MQIQYCYESVNRSCEKNGWSNNIRIPMYVFMVSTILATVAGNLAVIISIAHFKQLHTPTNYLILSMSTVDFLLGSCVMPYSMVRSVENCWYFGDLFCKIHTSIDIMLSTSSIFHLSFISLDRYFAVCDPLRYKSRMNVFAVLLMIFTSWVVPAIFAFTMVFLELNIKGSESYYYNQVSCFGGCAVFFSQTSGLVAAMVSFYIPGFVMLCVYGKIYVIARRQARSIKDSANHNPFQITLGVNQHVSRSRDRKAAKTLGIIMGVFLICWTPFFFCTATDGFLNYFIPPIVIDAFVWIGYLNSTFNPMVYAFFYLWFQRALRMILFGKVFHQDSSRTILYSE